Genomic segment of Dactylococcopsis salina PCC 8305:
GTTAATCCGCCGTCCTCTTCTTCCACGGCGCATCATGGCTCTGGTTTCCATGCGGTCTTTAACCCGTTGAAAGGGCAACTCTAAATGAGCAGTAAACAAAGTGGCTTGGGAAGACTGAACTCCTATTCCTGAGTAATGTTTCCCTGGGTCAACTCCCACCGCTATGGGTTGGATTTCTTCTCCAGAGTCAACAGTTAACTGGATAGCGAAGGAATGTAAGTCGTTTTTGTAAATCACCGCTTTTCCTTCTTTGAGCCAACGTCTAGCACGACTTGTTTTAGTCGGCATTAGTGGTCTTCCTTCTTTACTGATAACTGGTACACGATACATGGATATAATCCTTACGCTCTGGAAGTTTTAAGTCTCCTCGCCCACCTAACTCAAGATGTCCCTTCTTAAGGCAACCCTCCAACAGGTTTTAGAGAGGTACAAACTGGAGAAGAATTTGTACGTCCGTGCCAGAGTTAGGCTCAATGGGCTATTGTTACCTAAGCCAGAAGGTCGCCCTCCTGACTCGGCTTCAGAACGGTACGTGAAACTTTCGCTTCATACCGCTCCTCTTCAAACTACGCTGTACTAACAGAACTTCCCTGCGTAGTTTCCGATTTACGACCTTTCTTTGTTTTCTTTTGGGCTTTCTTTTGCCCTTTGTTATTCATTTGTCGTTGTCGGTCTTCAGCAGTTTTCTGATGGTGACAATGACGATGAAGTAATTGTAAATTCTTGTAATGGTCTTTGCCCCCTTCAGCTTTAGGGACGATGTGGTCAACCTCCACTACATCTTCATCCTTGATGTAAAGCCCACAACGAGTGCATCTGCCTTTCTGACGCTTCATCAGTGTAGCAACCCGTTTAGATACACCAGGGTATTCTCCCCGACGTTTACTCCAATACCGCCAATCTCCATCGTAAGGAGACCTTGTACCCTCGATTTTTATATGTCTTTCAACTGGTGTCCATGCGTGTTTCCACAATTCGTGCGTACCCGCAACAGGAGAATTTGGTACATCAGAAGGAGTTGAGAAGACCCATTTGTCTTTTCTATCCTCTTTAGTTAAATCTTTCTCCTTAGTCAAATGAAAGTATCTCTCTTCACACCATTTGAGGGTTTTGTTAGGATGACGGCGTTTAATCCAGCGACGTAATTTGTTATAAACTAAATGGTCTATGTGTTTGAATGTCTCTTTTGAGCAGACTGTTTTGTGATAGTTGCACCATCCTATAATAATCGGATTTAGCTTCTCAATGATTACCTCTTGGGATTTACCTCTCATTGAGTCCAACACTTCCACAATCTTTTCATAGTGTGTTTTGACACTTTTGTCACTAGGTTTGATTATTGTCTTGAATCCGAGAAGATGACCACTACCATTCTCTCCAGAATGTTTCTTCCCGACCTTATATTGTCGGACGTTCCATCCTAGAAAATCGAACCCTGCTTTCGTTTCATCCGTATCATGCAAGGTGTGGCAAATTCTCGTCTTGCTCTCGCTTAATTCTAAGCCTAAGTCTTGTAACCATTGTTCAATCAGCATTTTTGCTTGTTGGATGATGGATTTATCCTTGTGGAGAACAACAAAATCATCTGCATACCTTACGATGGAGATACTCCGACGGTTTACCGACTTTCCTCCTCTTCCTTTCCAGGTTTCAGCCCATTGTTTTATGTACTCCTCCAGTCCATGCAGGGCGATGTTTGCCAATAGAGGACTTATCACCCCCCCTTGTGGTGTTCCCTCATTTGTTGGCATCCAATCACCTCTATCCAAGACCCCCGATTTCAACCAAGCTCGAATTTGTCGAGCCATAGTCGGGGCTGTATTAAGTTTTTGTAAGAGAACCTCGTGGTCAATACGGTCAAAGCATTTAGAGATATCTGCATCTAAAACCCATTTGGATTTTTGTTTAATAGTCCCATATATTGCTTCTCTCGCATCATGGCAAGAGCGTCCTGGTCTAAATCCGTACGAATTCGGCTCAAATTTTGCTTCCCATTCTGGCTCTATAGCCAATTTGAGAAGTGCCTGCCTCGCACGGTCTTCCATTACTGGAATACCCAAGCCACGTTTATCTTTGCGACCTGGTTTCGGAATCCAGACCCGTCTTAAGGATTTACCCTTCCCTGTAAGGGTCAGGTTTTCAGCAAGGCTCAATCGTTGTTTAGGACTTAGGCTTTTTACACCATCTATCCCTGCGGTATTCTTACCCTGGTTATCCTGCGAAATGCGCCGTACAGCTAAGAGTTTAGCGCACCAAGACCTCAACAATAATCTTTGGAGTTTGTGAACTTTAGCCACGTCACCACTTAGAGAAGCTCGATAAATCCGTTTTTGGAGCTTAAACACCCGTATTTCAACCTCCTTCCAGTCAATCTGACTCCACTCCGTCTCTGCCATGAGATTAAACCCAAAGCCTAACCAGAGCATTAAAAAGGTCTTTGTCCGAGCATCACATTTATACTTCATTGAGTTCATAACTTTACCCTACTTCACTTATTATCTTCGTAATCTAAAGTGGCTACGTCTGCTTATCCTCCTTGTTAAAGAAGGCTTTTGCTTCTTAGCCAATCCTGCCCTCGTCCTACCTGACAAATGAGCCAGAGATTGCATCCCGACAGACTACTTGAGAAATCGACCTTCCCCAAGAGTATGAACGAAGGTTATTTCGTTTCTGATTTCCATTCATTGAGACTTTAGCCCCCTACTATCCTCCGAGTAAATCTATAGGTGTGATATAAGCTACTTGATACTTATATCATTTTACTCTGGTCTTATTTCGACCCTTGCGACAGCCTTTACGCAAGTTCCTAATTACGAAGGTTCAAGCATAGGTTTGTTGACTAGACATAGCCTCTTGCTAGGGATTTACCAGTTTAGGCTTCCAGCAGTGACCCCATTTAACCCTGCTTCATCCTCAAGTGGTCAACTCTGTAGATGAGGGTTACGCTGTCCTCTCACACCCTGAGAGGGATGGGCTTGAATTAACGGGTTAGACCCTACCTATTTCTTAGCTGTTGCTCCACAGGCTCTCACCAACATGAAAATCAAATTGTCAAGGTTTTATACCCATAGGGTTTAACCAAGCTCTGGCTTATACCTTAGAGTTCGAGGGAACTAAGCGCGATTTCACCAGAAACGAATCGCACCAAGTCTTTAGGACTCCGTTGGTAGAGTCAATCTCCCGTTATACCCGAAGGGTTAACGGGAGTTCTTGAATTAATCAGTAATTGCTTTCAGCAACACATCTGGGAGGCTACTATTTCCCATTTCCGTCATCGTAATCGTGTCAACAATATCAAACTTTGCTCCCGCGTCTAATAATTGATCATCTAAGGCTTTTAAATACTCAGTAACCTTCGCATCCTCCCCCACTTGAATCAGAGAAATGCCTAACTCATCATCGCGATCGAGCTTTCGGGAGGTTTCTATAATAAAACGCATCACTCCTTTACGATCTTCAGGTTCTCCATCCGTAATCACTAAAATCGTTTCTCCGTTGGGTTTGGTTTCACCAGCCGCTTTGCGTTGAAAATAGTTTTCGATCGCATCTTCTAACGCAGCCAGCAAATCCGTTTTTCCCATCGGATCATTTTCCGCATACACC
This window contains:
- a CDS encoding vWA domain-containing protein; translated protein: MEENALIRNRDYTLLIDKSQSMSTQDQPGGKSRWEVAQESTYALAKQCEEYDPDGITVYLFSSRFRRYDNVTSGKVSQVYAENDPMGKTDLLAALEDAIENYFQRKAAGETKPNGETILVITDGEPEDRKGVMRFIIETSRKLDRDDELGISLIQVGEDAKVTEYLKALDDQLLDAGAKFDIVDTITMTEMGNSSLPDVLLKAITD
- the ltrA gene encoding group II intron reverse transcriptase/maturase, which codes for MNSMKYKCDARTKTFLMLWLGFGFNLMAETEWSQIDWKEVEIRVFKLQKRIYRASLSGDVAKVHKLQRLLLRSWCAKLLAVRRISQDNQGKNTAGIDGVKSLSPKQRLSLAENLTLTGKGKSLRRVWIPKPGRKDKRGLGIPVMEDRARQALLKLAIEPEWEAKFEPNSYGFRPGRSCHDAREAIYGTIKQKSKWVLDADISKCFDRIDHEVLLQKLNTAPTMARQIRAWLKSGVLDRGDWMPTNEGTPQGGVISPLLANIALHGLEEYIKQWAETWKGRGGKSVNRRSISIVRYADDFVVLHKDKSIIQQAKMLIEQWLQDLGLELSESKTRICHTLHDTDETKAGFDFLGWNVRQYKVGKKHSGENGSGHLLGFKTIIKPSDKSVKTHYEKIVEVLDSMRGKSQEVIIEKLNPIIIGWCNYHKTVCSKETFKHIDHLVYNKLRRWIKRRHPNKTLKWCEERYFHLTKEKDLTKEDRKDKWVFSTPSDVPNSPVAGTHELWKHAWTPVERHIKIEGTRSPYDGDWRYWSKRRGEYPGVSKRVATLMKRQKGRCTRCGLYIKDEDVVEVDHIVPKAEGGKDHYKNLQLLHRHCHHQKTAEDRQRQMNNKGQKKAQKKTKKGRKSETTQGSSVSTA